GTTTAATAAACGGATAAAAAGCGGGTTTCTGCGGTttgtgcgggggggggggggggagaaagggggggAGCGAAGGCGTCCGCCGCCGCCGCTTGTCTCTTGCCGGCCGCCGTCTggagcccggccccggcagcgcAGGGGCGGCACCTCCCGCTTCCGCCAGGGGCCGGGGCGGCCATGCCGCTGCACCGCTTCCCGCCGCGGCTGTGGCCGGCCCTGCGGCTGCGGCAGGGGCTGTGCTCGCGGCTGCCCGCGCACTGCCTGCGGGCGCTGCAGGAGGAcgagccgcccgccgcccccgtGCACTGGCGGCCGCAGGGGGCTCGCTACCGCCGCAACCCGCGCACCGGCGAGCGGGAGCGCGTGCAGGACGTGCCGGTGGTCCCCTTCCTGCCGCCCGCCGCGCACCGGGGGCTGTGGGGCGGCGAGGGTTGGGTCCGCGGCTTCCGCTACGCGCGCAACGACAAGGTGAGGCcggcctccccctgccccgtTCCCGGTGCCCGCCTGGGCCGCGTCCCCCGGCGCTGACCGGCCCCGCCCGCGGGCAGCTCTCCACCCGGCTGCCGAAGGTGTGGAAGCCGCAGCTGTTCGAGCGGCGCCTCTACAGCGAGATCCTGGATGCCACGCTCACCGTCACCGTCACCATGCGCACGCTGGACCTCATCGACCAGGCCTACGGCTTCGACTTCTACATCCTCAAGGCaaggccccggccccgcgcctcCGGCACCCTCCCGGCCGCAGCCGCGGGCGTTAAAATCGGAGCCGCCAGCAGGTTGGCTTCAGGGGACAGCTGGGGAACGTCTTCCCCTTTTAGTTTGTCCCGTGCAGCGTCTGGGTGAATTGCCAGGGTTGTCCATATGCTGGTAGGCTCCCGTCTTCTCGGCTTCACCCGTCGGTGTGTGTTCATGTTGTCAGTTCTCTCTCGCCAGACCCCAAAAGCAGATCTGTGCTCGAAGCTGGGGATGGATTTGAAGCGAACGATGTTGCTGCGGCTTGCACGGAGAGATCCCAAACTGCACCCCAATGATCCTGCCAGAAGAGAGGCAATTTATAACAAGTACCAGGTGGGTACCCgacctgctgcttctgctctggtATCCACTGCGGTGTTCACTGGTTGCCTTGACTGATAACATCTTGTTCACCCCCTGGCAGCACGAGCTACAGTTTGTTCTGTGTTCAGGGTATGGGTGTAGAAGATCTAAACACCAtttgctagttttttttttaatctctctgtggctgctgctttctctgttcATCAGTGAGGCAGATAAAAATCGGTGTTTCTGTTGTGAATTTACAACAagcactgctggagctggcacTGCCAACACCAGGGCAAATTCTTATTGACACCGCAGCGAGGAGCCCTTATTGCCTGAGTGCGgttatttaattttgtgcagCTGATGGTGGTTGCCATCTATGGACTGTGATCAGACACAGAAACActgagaggagaggcagagcagcgCACACAGTGCTGTACgctttgaaaaagggaaaagaaaggtaaaGCGAGTTTTGCCAGAAATGAGATGAGCAAGGGAACAGTGCTTGAGGCTTGTCTGCAGTGTTGTTCCTGCTGGAGGAAAGGTGTTTGTGTGAGTGGGGTGCACAGGGGATTTGCATGTTCCTCACTTGGAGAGACTACAccaccttttcctccttttgtcaCAGGAATTTGTGATtccagaagaggaggctgaatgGGTTGGCTTGAGTTTAGAAGAAGCAATAGAAAAACAGAGGCTCCTAGAAAAAAAGGTGAGTTTCTgaggcagtgctgtgctgcgAGCACAGAGGTGTCTTAGCTGCATCATGCTGTGCATCCAGTTGATCTCAGTATCCTGAGCACTCATCGTCGATGAAAGTAGTGCTCCAAAACTCCTGAGAAGCCACTTGAGCCCAGTTAAATTTGGGTGCCCAAAACATGGTGCTGGGTGAAAGTGCTTTGTAATGTCAGATACCCCATCAGGGGAGAGTTTTTTAGTAGGAGATGGCTCCTAACTCCTTCCTGATGCACAAACATCTTTGCTGCCTTCTGTTACACCACTGGATGCAGGTTCAGGGCTCGCTCAGTTTTGTGGCAGCTTGCTTGTTAGAAGCAATACGGAGAGGAGGGGGTgtcacagagctgctgagccAAAAGGGCTCCCTGGGTGGGGCAGGGCACAGTGTCTCTTGGCGATGTTTCCCCCAGACCTGTTTGCTCCTGTTGTGGctgcagaagaaatggaaaggtCATGAGCGCTGACTGCATGAGGTGGTGCCAGGCCCTGAACCACGTAGGGCTCCAGCTCCTTCAAGGGGTATGGTCTGCCAGAGGGTTTCAGTGTAGCGCTGATTTAGGGCAACGAGAGAAAGGAGGGAAGCATTTCTAGAAAGAACAGGGCTCCTGGGAGCTCCTGTTGATTCCCATTTGCAGGCAAAACTGGGGAAAGCTGATGAATGTCACATGCAGGTGCCTATAATCTGAGGCAACGTTACAGAACTGAGCAGCAGATGTATCTAGAGCAGTGGCATAGCAGCATGCTTTGTTCATccactggaataaaaaaat
This Oxyura jamaicensis isolate SHBP4307 breed ruddy duck chromosome 14, BPBGC_Ojam_1.0, whole genome shotgun sequence DNA region includes the following protein-coding sequences:
- the MRPL28 gene encoding 39S ribosomal protein L28, mitochondrial, whose translation is MPLHRFPPRLWPALRLRQGLCSRLPAHCLRALQEDEPPAAPVHWRPQGARYRRNPRTGERERVQDVPVVPFLPPAAHRGLWGGEGWVRGFRYARNDKLSTRLPKVWKPQLFERRLYSEILDATLTVTVTMRTLDLIDQAYGFDFYILKTPKADLCSKLGMDLKRTMLLRLARRDPKLHPNDPARREAIYNKYQEFVIPEEEAEWVGLSLEEAIEKQRLLEKKDPVPLFKVYAEELVNQLKEKALQKQ